Proteins encoded together in one Miscanthus floridulus cultivar M001 chromosome 16, ASM1932011v1, whole genome shotgun sequence window:
- the LOC136510962 gene encoding uncharacterized protein, whose translation MNHKIWDVVENDFVVIDPTSPTPREEEKLQFNDIAINTLYDALDIKVFEQIKYLERAHEVWTRLEESYEGTKAVKSAKLFILKDKLVSICKMVSIPEMFHRLQVIINDLKSLGEKVEDKDFSHEFLRCLPSRFDTLVTILVRDGLETMTPNQLLGDVVTQDTYHAKRDGVPQEEEKKKKGIAFKATTSSKSKGKIRKEESSDEASISSQDDEDEEVALFVR comes from the coding sequence ATGAACCACAAGATTTGGGATGTGGTTGAAAATGACTTTGTGGTGATTGATCCAACTAGCCCAACaccaagagaagaagaaaaattgCAATTCAATGACATTGCTATCAACACATTGTATGATGCATTGGAtatcaaggtgtttgagcaaataaaatatcttgagagagctcatgaggtgtggacaagattAGAGGAATCATATGAAGGCACCAAGGCGGTAAAGAGTGCAAAGCTTTTCATCCTCAAAGATAAGCTAGTTTCAATATGCAAGATGGTGAGCATACCGGAGATGTTTCACCGGTTGCAAGTAATTATCAATGACTTGAAGAGCTTGGGTGAGaaagtggaggacaaggacttctctcatgaGTTCTTAAGATGCTTGCCATCGAGATTTGATACTTTGGTGACAATTCTTGTGAGAGATGGATTGGAGACAATGACCCCAAACCAATtactaggtgatgtggtcacacAAGACACATACCATGCGAAAAGGGATGGGGTCCCCCAAGaggaagagaagaaaaagaagggcaTTGCATTCAAGGCTACAACTTCATCCAAGAGCAAGGGCAAGATCAGGAAGGAAGAGTCAAGTGATGAAGCTAGCATAAgctcccaagatgatgaagatgaggaggtggctctctttgtgcgctgA